In Polynucleobacter arcticus, the following proteins share a genomic window:
- a CDS encoding NADH-quinone oxidoreductase subunit D, with translation MAQIKNYTLNFGPQHPAAHGVLRLVLELDGEVIQRADPHIGLLHRATEKLAETRTWIQNVPYMDRLDYVSMMVNEHAYVMAIEKLLQVDVPLRAQYIRVMYDELTRLLNHLLWIGCHGLDVGAMAVFLYAFRDREDIFDMYEAVSGARMHAAYYRPGGVYRDLPTQMAQYSQSKIRSTSSVKRLNEVRSGTLLDFIEEFSGRFDGNVDEYCNLLTDNRIWKQRLVGIGVVTPERALQLGFTGPMLRGSGIEWDLRKKQPYETYDKLDFDIPVGVNGDSYDRYLVRMEEMRQSNRIIKQCVAWLKANDGPVMSDNHKVSPPNRVDMKTNMEELIHHFKLFTEGIHVPDGEAYSAVEHPKGEFGVYLISDGANKPYRMKIRAAGFVHLSAMDEMSRGHMLADAVTIIGTQDIVFGEIDR, from the coding sequence ATGGCACAAATTAAGAACTACACCCTCAATTTTGGTCCTCAGCATCCTGCGGCGCATGGCGTGTTACGTCTGGTGCTGGAGTTGGATGGCGAGGTCATTCAGCGCGCAGATCCCCATATTGGTTTATTGCATCGCGCGACAGAGAAATTAGCAGAGACACGTACTTGGATTCAGAACGTTCCTTATATGGATCGTTTGGACTATGTATCGATGATGGTAAATGAGCATGCTTATGTGATGGCAATTGAAAAATTGCTGCAAGTAGACGTGCCTTTGCGTGCCCAGTACATCCGCGTAATGTACGATGAGTTAACGCGTTTGCTCAACCACCTCTTATGGATCGGTTGTCACGGTCTTGACGTTGGCGCAATGGCTGTGTTTTTGTATGCTTTCCGCGATCGTGAAGATATCTTTGATATGTATGAAGCGGTGTCTGGCGCGCGTATGCATGCAGCCTACTACCGTCCAGGTGGTGTCTATCGCGACCTACCAACGCAAATGGCACAGTACTCTCAGTCGAAGATTCGTAGCACTTCTTCAGTCAAGCGTTTAAATGAGGTCCGTAGCGGTACATTGCTGGATTTCATTGAAGAGTTTTCTGGGCGCTTTGATGGAAACGTCGACGAATATTGCAATCTCTTAACAGATAATCGTATTTGGAAACAGCGCTTAGTGGGTATCGGTGTTGTGACGCCTGAGCGCGCTTTGCAGCTCGGCTTTACTGGCCCCATGTTGCGCGGTTCTGGTATCGAGTGGGACTTGCGTAAGAAGCAGCCATACGAAACTTACGACAAATTGGATTTTGATATTCCAGTCGGCGTCAATGGCGACTCTTACGATCGTTACTTGGTCCGTATGGAGGAGATGCGTCAATCGAATCGCATCATTAAGCAGTGCGTTGCGTGGCTCAAAGCAAATGACGGTCCTGTCATGAGTGATAACCATAAAGTGTCCCCACCAAATCGGGTAGACATGAAGACCAATATGGAAGAGTTGATTCACCACTTCAAACTCTTTACTGAGGGTATACACGTTCCTGATGGTGAGGCTTATTCGGCTGTTGAGCATCCAAAAGGGGAGTTCGGTGTTTACTTAATCTCGGATGGCGCCAACAAGCCATACCGCATGAAGATTCGTGCAGCAGGATTTGTGCACCTTTCTGCTATGGATGAGATGTCACGCGGCCATATGTTGGCTGATGCGGTAACGATTATTGGTACCCAAGATATTGTGTTCGGGGAGATTGACCGCTAA
- the nuoE gene encoding NADH-quinone oxidoreductase subunit NuoE: MTTTLQLSDNTLADIARNVAKYPPEQKQSAVMAALIAAQTEVGWVSPEVIATVAQILEMPTIAVDEVATFYNMYDTKPIGKYKLVICTNLPCQLNHGETAASHLKATLGIGYNETTPCGTFTLKEGECMGACGDSPVLLVNNKRMCSFMSNEKIDALLNELRAEGKAA; encoded by the coding sequence ATGACAACAACGTTACAACTATCTGACAACACGCTCGCAGACATTGCGCGCAATGTCGCGAAATACCCTCCAGAGCAAAAACAGTCTGCTGTGATGGCTGCTCTTATTGCCGCTCAAACCGAAGTAGGTTGGGTTTCACCAGAAGTGATTGCCACGGTTGCTCAAATTTTAGAAATGCCGACGATTGCTGTTGATGAAGTAGCGACTTTTTACAATATGTACGACACCAAGCCAATTGGTAAATACAAGTTAGTAATTTGTACAAATTTACCTTGCCAGCTCAATCATGGTGAAACTGCTGCAAGTCATTTAAAAGCAACGCTAGGCATTGGTTATAACGAGACAACCCCTTGCGGCACATTCACCTTAAAAGAGGGTGAGTGCATGGGTGCTTGCGGAGATTCTCCCGTGTTGCTGGTCAATAACAAGCGTATGTGCAGCTTCATGAGCAATGAAAAAATTGATGCTCTATTGAATGAGCTACGTGCAGAAGGGAAAGCAGCATGA
- the nuoG gene encoding NADH-quinone oxidoreductase subunit NuoG, which yields MVEIELDGKAVEVPQGSMVMHAATKLGTYIPHFCYHKKLSIAANCRMCLVEVEKAPKPLPACATPVTQGMKVFTHSAKAVEAQRSVMEFLLINHPLDCPICDQGGECQLQDLAVGYGKSNSRYEEDKRVVFHKNVGPLISMQEMSRCIHCTRCVRFGQEVAGVMELGMVNRGEHSEITTFTGQTIDSELSGNMIDLCPVGALTSKPFRYAARTWELGRKRSVSPHDSLGANATVQTKANKVMRVVALDNEEINECWISDRDRFSYEGLNSTDRVTTPMVKQGGQWLETDWESAMNYVAHSLKTISAENGPEAIGALAHPISSTEELHLLQKLVRGLGSNQVETRLRQTDVTGSASAPWLGMPIAQVSGLDRALVIGSFLRKDQPLIALRMRAAAKRNLQVLRIDAGGDDWLMPSVGIAASPGAWLNALSEVAQAVAKAKSTSVPSGTISLPVTASAQKIADSLLSGTTSSVLLGSATVAHPHASDLHVLAQFIAEQTGATLGFLPVGGNAVGASLVNANGAGVNSILSGDRRAVLLMNIEPDADLPNALQARAALAKANTVIALSAFKSPDLLEVADVILPISTYTETVSTFVNAEGRTQTIQPAVKPLGDSRPAWKVLRVLGGLLNLDGFLFNSPEEVLGEALSENDLNKLSNQSTAAGLGNTNLSPAKGLERISDVGIYAGDPIVRRSSALQLTRDAKRSNQLGLGQALFNELGLKEGDAVRVTQDGHSIDLPATLESYLAAGTVRISAGTHANAQLGPMFGSVTVSKA from the coding sequence ATGGTTGAAATCGAATTAGATGGCAAGGCAGTAGAAGTTCCGCAAGGTTCGATGGTGATGCACGCCGCGACCAAGTTGGGCACTTACATCCCGCACTTCTGCTATCACAAGAAATTATCTATTGCTGCCAACTGCCGCATGTGTTTAGTAGAAGTGGAGAAGGCACCGAAACCATTGCCAGCTTGTGCAACGCCAGTAACGCAAGGCATGAAGGTGTTCACGCATTCCGCTAAAGCAGTGGAAGCACAGCGTTCCGTGATGGAGTTTCTTCTGATCAACCATCCTTTGGATTGCCCAATTTGCGATCAAGGTGGTGAGTGCCAGTTACAAGATTTAGCGGTAGGTTATGGAAAATCGAATTCTCGCTATGAAGAAGATAAGCGGGTGGTTTTCCATAAGAATGTAGGCCCATTGATCTCTATGCAAGAGATGAGCCGTTGTATTCACTGTACCCGTTGTGTTCGCTTTGGCCAAGAAGTGGCTGGCGTCATGGAATTGGGTATGGTTAACCGCGGTGAGCATTCTGAGATCACGACATTTACTGGTCAAACGATTGATTCCGAGTTGTCTGGAAATATGATTGACTTATGTCCAGTGGGCGCTTTGACTAGTAAGCCATTTCGCTATGCTGCGCGTACTTGGGAGTTAGGGCGTAAGCGTTCAGTAAGTCCGCACGATAGCTTGGGTGCTAATGCCACTGTTCAAACTAAAGCAAACAAAGTCATGCGTGTCGTTGCCTTGGATAACGAGGAAATTAATGAGTGTTGGATCAGTGATCGTGATCGCTTTTCCTATGAAGGCTTGAATAGTACCGATCGTGTCACCACGCCAATGGTCAAGCAGGGTGGTCAGTGGCTTGAGACTGATTGGGAGTCAGCCATGAATTATGTGGCCCACTCATTAAAGACAATCTCTGCTGAAAATGGCCCGGAAGCCATCGGAGCATTAGCGCATCCAATCTCCAGTACTGAAGAATTACATCTACTGCAAAAGCTAGTTCGTGGTTTAGGCTCCAATCAAGTTGAAACCCGTTTACGTCAAACCGATGTAACAGGCTCCGCATCTGCTCCTTGGCTAGGCATGCCGATTGCTCAAGTGAGTGGGTTAGATCGTGCATTGGTAATCGGAAGTTTCTTGCGCAAGGATCAGCCTCTCATAGCTCTGCGTATGCGTGCAGCAGCTAAACGTAATCTACAAGTTCTTCGTATTGATGCAGGTGGTGATGACTGGTTGATGCCTAGTGTGGGTATTGCAGCTTCTCCAGGTGCATGGCTTAACGCATTAAGCGAAGTTGCCCAAGCTGTAGCCAAAGCAAAATCCACTTCTGTGCCATCAGGCACTATTAGTTTGCCGGTGACAGCTTCTGCGCAAAAGATTGCAGATAGCTTGCTTTCGGGTACAACTTCATCCGTATTACTTGGCTCTGCTACAGTCGCGCATCCCCATGCATCTGATTTGCATGTACTAGCTCAATTTATTGCAGAGCAAACTGGTGCTACCTTAGGCTTCTTGCCAGTCGGCGGCAATGCAGTTGGCGCTAGTTTGGTCAATGCCAATGGTGCGGGCGTTAATTCCATTCTCTCCGGCGATCGTCGTGCTGTGCTCTTGATGAATATCGAGCCTGATGCTGATTTGCCGAATGCGCTACAAGCACGCGCTGCATTGGCTAAGGCTAATACAGTGATCGCTTTAAGTGCTTTTAAGAGCCCTGATCTCTTGGAAGTGGCGGATGTCATTTTGCCGATTTCTACCTATACCGAAACCGTATCTACATTTGTAAACGCGGAAGGTCGCACTCAGACGATTCAGCCGGCCGTGAAACCCTTGGGTGATTCTCGTCCAGCATGGAAGGTTCTTCGTGTTCTTGGTGGTTTACTGAATTTAGATGGTTTCTTATTTAACTCACCAGAAGAAGTATTAGGTGAGGCACTTTCAGAAAATGATCTTAACAAGTTGAGCAATCAATCTACTGCTGCTGGATTAGGAAATACCAACTTATCTCCAGCGAAGGGTTTAGAGCGCATTTCGGATGTCGGTATTTATGCTGGCGATCCAATCGTGCGTCGCTCATCAGCATTACAGCTAACACGTGATGCCAAGCGCAGTAATCAACTTGGTTTAGGTCAAGCACTCTTTAATGAGCTTGGCTTAAAAGAGGGCGATGCTGTGCGAGTCACCCAAGACGGTCACTCCATCGATTTACCAGCAACATTGGAGTCATACCTGGCTGCCGGGACTGTCAGAATTTCTGCGGGCACACATGCTAATGCTCAATTGGGACCAATGTTCGGCTCTGTAACTGTGAGTAAGGCATAA
- the nuoL gene encoding NADH-quinone oxidoreductase subunit L: protein MQLTLTLPVLCAIPLAPLFGSVIAGFFGTKLGGNRIGNGASQFVTILGVMIAFVLSCFVLVQVMDGFYFNGTVYRWMQLGELNLDIGFLIDPLTATMMCVVTFVSLMVHIYTIGYMKGEEGYNRFFSYISLFTFAMLMLVMSNNLLQLFFGWEAVGVVSYLLIGFYYERQSAVFANMKAFLVNRVGDFGFILGIGLLLAGTGSMNYDVIFSQNTALAAQTLPGTNWNLVTVACICLFIGAMGKSAQFPLHVWLPDSMEGPTPISALIHAATMVTAGIFMVSRMSPLFELSDVALSFILVIGSITALFMGFLGVVQTDIKRVIAYSTLSQLGYMTIALGVSAYPIAIFHLMTHAFFKALLFLAAGSVILGMHHEQDMRKMGGLWKYMPITCLMMLLGNLALVGTPFFSGFYSKDSIIEAVAASHIPGSGFAYFAVMASVFVTALYSFRLYFYVFHGKARWGHADAHAHDHHHDHAEQGDDHAHHGLAPGQKPHESPFVVTLPLILLAIPSVIIGYYTITPLLFGTYFGDSIFIDLARHPVMKELEDEFHGPIAMAMHSLTSPVLLLVVLGVLTAAIGYLWAPKLPGVVAQAFAPIKKLLDNKYYLDDLNQVVFGKGLLWIGGVLWHRGDQQAIDGFLVNGSARAVGRFSAVIRHLQSGYLYHYAFAMIAGLALLLAWVLYAYLPFVR from the coding sequence ATGCAATTGACCTTAACTCTTCCTGTTCTCTGCGCAATTCCGTTGGCGCCTTTATTTGGCTCAGTCATTGCGGGATTCTTTGGAACTAAATTGGGTGGTAATCGAATTGGTAATGGCGCTTCCCAGTTTGTGACCATTCTTGGTGTCATGATTGCCTTCGTTTTGTCTTGCTTTGTATTAGTTCAGGTAATGGATGGTTTCTATTTCAACGGTACCGTATACCGCTGGATGCAGTTGGGTGAACTGAATCTGGATATTGGTTTTTTAATCGATCCGTTGACAGCCACCATGATGTGTGTGGTGACCTTTGTTTCTTTGATGGTGCACATCTATACCATTGGCTATATGAAGGGTGAAGAAGGTTATAACCGTTTCTTCTCCTACATCTCACTCTTTACCTTTGCCATGTTGATGTTGGTGATGAGTAATAACCTCTTGCAGCTCTTCTTCGGCTGGGAAGCAGTGGGTGTGGTTTCTTATTTGCTCATTGGCTTCTACTATGAGCGTCAGTCAGCTGTATTTGCCAATATGAAGGCTTTTTTAGTTAATCGTGTTGGTGACTTTGGCTTCATTCTAGGTATTGGGCTATTGTTAGCTGGCACTGGCTCCATGAACTACGATGTTATCTTTTCCCAGAACACTGCCTTAGCTGCGCAAACATTACCTGGCACTAATTGGAATTTAGTCACTGTTGCTTGTATCTGCCTATTTATTGGTGCGATGGGTAAATCAGCTCAATTTCCTCTACATGTGTGGTTGCCCGATTCGATGGAGGGCCCAACCCCAATTTCTGCGTTGATTCATGCGGCGACGATGGTAACTGCTGGTATTTTCATGGTGTCGCGCATGTCACCTCTATTTGAGTTGTCTGATGTGGCATTGAGCTTCATCTTGGTAATTGGTTCAATTACGGCACTCTTTATGGGTTTCTTAGGCGTAGTCCAAACCGACATCAAACGGGTGATCGCTTACTCAACATTGTCACAGTTGGGTTATATGACGATTGCCTTGGGTGTTTCTGCTTATCCAATCGCCATCTTCCACCTCATGACACACGCATTCTTCAAGGCCCTCCTATTCCTTGCTGCAGGTAGCGTGATCTTGGGTATGCACCACGAGCAAGATATGCGCAAGATGGGTGGACTTTGGAAGTACATGCCAATTACCTGTCTCATGATGTTGTTGGGTAATTTGGCGTTAGTCGGTACCCCATTCTTCTCCGGCTTTTATTCAAAAGACTCGATCATCGAAGCGGTAGCCGCTAGCCATATTCCTGGTTCTGGTTTTGCCTACTTTGCCGTGATGGCTAGTGTTTTTGTAACGGCCTTGTATTCCTTCCGTTTGTATTTCTATGTGTTCCACGGTAAAGCCCGTTGGGGTCATGCAGATGCTCATGCGCATGATCACCATCATGATCACGCAGAGCAGGGTGATGATCATGCGCATCATGGTTTAGCTCCTGGGCAAAAACCACATGAGTCTCCATTTGTTGTGACTTTGCCTTTGATTCTGCTGGCAATTCCATCGGTGATCATTGGTTACTATACGATTACACCGTTGTTGTTTGGCACCTACTTTGGCGATTCTATTTTTATTGATTTAGCTCGCCATCCAGTAATGAAAGAGCTAGAGGATGAATTCCATGGTCCTATTGCCATGGCGATGCATTCCTTGACATCACCTGTATTGCTGTTGGTAGTTCTGGGTGTCTTAACTGCTGCAATTGGCTACCTCTGGGCGCCGAAGTTGCCCGGAGTTGTTGCGCAGGCCTTTGCGCCTATCAAAAAGTTGCTTGATAACAAATACTATCTCGATGATTTAAACCAAGTGGTATTCGGCAAAGGCTTGTTGTGGATCGGCGGAGTCTTGTGGCATCGCGGTGATCAACAGGCTATTGACGGTTTCTTGGTTAACGGAAGTGCGCGTGCGGTAGGGCGTTTCTCCGCAGTTATTCGCCATTTGCAATCCGGCTATCTTTATCACTATGCATTTGCGATGATCGCAGGCTTAGCGTTGTTGTTAGCTTGGGTTTTGTACGCTTACCTGCCTTTTGTTCGCTAG
- the nuoK gene encoding NADH-quinone oxidoreductase subunit NuoK, which yields MTITLAHYLVLGAILFATSVIGIFLNRKNIIVLLMAIELMLLSVNMNFIAFSHYLGDMAGQVFVFFILTVAAAEAAIGLAILVVLFRKVDTINAEDLDHLKG from the coding sequence ATGACTATTACCCTGGCTCACTACTTAGTCCTTGGCGCAATTCTGTTTGCGACCAGTGTGATTGGTATTTTCTTGAACCGTAAGAACATCATTGTGCTGTTAATGGCTATTGAACTAATGCTCCTTTCGGTGAACATGAACTTTATCGCTTTCTCTCATTATTTGGGGGATATGGCTGGTCAAGTATTTGTATTCTTTATTTTGACTGTGGCTGCTGCTGAGGCGGCAATCGGTCTGGCTATTTTGGTTGTTCTCTTCCGTAAGGTGGACACCATCAATGCTGAAGACCTTGACCACCTAAAAGGCTAG
- the nuoI gene encoding NADH-quinone oxidoreductase subunit NuoI, which produces MFKKISQFLDSLMLKDILVGMSITGRYLFKPKITVQYPEEKTPQSVRFRGLHALRRYENGEERCIGCKLCEAVCPAYAITIETAERDDGTRRTSRYDIDLTKCIFCGFCEEACPVDAIVETNIFEYFGDKRGDLYFTKEMLLAVGDKYEKDIAANRAADAPYR; this is translated from the coding sequence ATGTTTAAGAAAATTTCCCAATTCCTTGATAGCTTGATGCTCAAAGATATTTTGGTCGGTATGTCCATTACCGGCCGCTATCTCTTCAAGCCAAAAATTACTGTTCAATATCCTGAAGAAAAGACTCCGCAGTCCGTTCGCTTCCGTGGTCTACACGCTCTGCGCCGTTATGAAAACGGGGAAGAGCGCTGTATTGGTTGCAAGTTGTGTGAAGCAGTTTGTCCAGCATATGCGATCACCATTGAAACAGCCGAGCGGGATGACGGTACACGTCGCACTAGCCGCTATGACATCGACTTAACAAAGTGTATTTTTTGCGGCTTTTGCGAAGAGGCCTGCCCAGTAGACGCTATTGTTGAAACAAATATTTTTGAGTATTTCGGTGACAAGCGTGGTGATTTGTATTTCACCAAAGAAATGCTTTTGGCTGTGGGCGACAAGTATGAAAAAGATATTGCCGCTAACCGCGCAGCTGATGCGCCTTATCGTTAA
- a CDS encoding NADH-quinone oxidoreductase subunit C, with protein MSDRLAQLVANLEKVLGKRANSIHSALGEVTVVLNADTYLESAMLLRDEPSLAFEQLIDLCGVDYQDFRDGAWTGQRFAAVTHLLSLAHNWRLRVRVFAPEDAYPVVASLTPVWAAANWFEREAFDLYGILFDGHEDLRRILTDYGFIGHPFRKDFPITGNVEMRFDPELKRVVYQPVTIEAREITPRIVREEQYGGPV; from the coding sequence ATGTCAGATCGTTTAGCGCAGCTCGTCGCCAATTTAGAAAAAGTACTCGGTAAGCGCGCAAACTCTATTCATTCCGCATTAGGTGAGGTTACTGTGGTTTTAAATGCAGATACTTATCTTGAGTCAGCCATGCTCTTGCGCGATGAGCCTTCATTGGCTTTTGAGCAATTGATTGACTTATGCGGCGTGGATTATCAAGATTTCCGAGACGGTGCTTGGACTGGACAGCGCTTTGCTGCTGTTACTCATCTCTTGTCTTTGGCGCATAACTGGCGTTTGCGTGTCCGCGTGTTTGCTCCAGAGGATGCCTATCCAGTTGTTGCTTCACTGACTCCAGTTTGGGCGGCAGCGAATTGGTTTGAGCGTGAAGCATTTGACCTCTACGGTATTTTGTTTGATGGCCACGAAGATTTGCGTCGTATTTTGACTGACTACGGTTTTATTGGTCATCCATTTAGAAAAGATTTCCCCATCACTGGAAACGTAGAAATGCGTTTCGACCCAGAGTTAAAGCGTGTGGTGTATCAGCCCGTGACGATCGAGGCCCGTGAAATCACACCACGCATCGTCCGCGAAGAGCAGTATGGAGGCCCGGTTTAA
- the nuoF gene encoding NADH-quinone oxidoreductase subunit NuoF, translating into MTSLHDRHIKPLILAGLNGENWRLKDYESRGGYQQLRRIINDNIAPDAIIAELKASSLRGRGGAGFPTGLKWSFMPRQFPGQKYLICNSDEGEPGTFKDRDIMRYNPHALIEGMIIGAYTMGISVGYNYIHGEIWDVYSRFEEALEEARAVGYLGDKILGSEFNFQLHASPGWGAYICGEETALLESLEGKKGQPRFKPPFPASFGLYGKPTTINNTETFAAVPFIMAIGGPAYLELGKPNNGGTKIFSVSGDVNYPGNYEIPLGTPFAELLKLAGGMRDGISLKAVIPGGSSAPVIPGAEMMTLTMDYDSIAKAGSMLGSGAVIVMNETRCMVRALERLSYFYHEESCGQCTPCREGTGWLWRIVSRIERGEGRPEDLDLLNDVAVNIQGRTICALGDAAALPVRGMLKHYMDEFVYHVEHKRCLDSAKPL; encoded by the coding sequence ATGACCAGTTTGCACGATAGACATATTAAGCCCCTCATTCTTGCCGGATTGAATGGTGAGAACTGGCGCTTAAAAGATTACGAAAGCCGTGGCGGTTATCAACAGTTGCGTCGCATTATCAATGACAACATTGCACCAGATGCCATCATTGCTGAATTAAAAGCATCATCTTTGCGGGGCCGCGGAGGCGCAGGCTTCCCAACCGGATTGAAGTGGAGCTTCATGCCCCGCCAATTCCCGGGTCAAAAGTATTTAATTTGTAATAGCGATGAAGGTGAGCCTGGTACTTTTAAAGATCGCGACATCATGCGCTATAACCCGCATGCCTTGATTGAGGGCATGATCATTGGTGCCTACACTATGGGCATTAGCGTGGGTTACAACTATATTCACGGCGAAATTTGGGATGTCTATTCCCGTTTCGAGGAGGCGCTTGAAGAGGCTCGTGCTGTTGGATACCTTGGCGACAAGATTTTGGGCAGCGAGTTCAATTTCCAATTGCATGCCTCTCCAGGTTGGGGTGCTTATATTTGCGGTGAAGAAACTGCGCTCTTGGAATCCCTTGAAGGTAAGAAGGGTCAGCCTCGCTTTAAGCCACCATTCCCAGCGAGTTTCGGTTTGTATGGCAAGCCAACCACGATTAACAATACCGAAACCTTTGCAGCTGTGCCATTCATTATGGCTATCGGTGGCCCGGCATATTTAGAGTTGGGCAAGCCTAACAATGGTGGTACAAAGATTTTCTCCGTCTCTGGCGATGTGAACTATCCGGGTAACTATGAAATTCCATTGGGCACACCTTTTGCAGAGTTGCTAAAGCTGGCCGGTGGTATGCGTGATGGTATTTCCCTGAAGGCCGTGATTCCTGGTGGATCTTCAGCCCCAGTGATTCCCGGTGCTGAAATGATGACTCTGACAATGGATTACGACAGTATTGCAAAAGCAGGCTCGATGTTGGGATCTGGCGCAGTGATCGTGATGAATGAAACGCGTTGCATGGTGCGTGCATTAGAGCGCCTGTCTTATTTCTATCATGAAGAGTCATGTGGACAGTGCACGCCGTGTCGCGAAGGAACTGGCTGGTTGTGGCGCATCGTTAGCCGCATTGAGCGCGGCGAGGGGCGTCCAGAAGATTTAGATTTATTGAACGACGTTGCAGTGAATATCCAAGGCCGCACCATTTGCGCTTTAGGTGATGCTGCTGCACTACCAGTTCGTGGCATGTTGAAGCATTACATGGATGAATTTGTGTATCACGTAGAACATAAGCGCTGCTTAGATTCTGCTAAACCTTTATAA
- a CDS encoding NADH-quinone oxidoreductase subunit J produces MTFDTSTLFAAFFYAFAGLLVLSALRVVTARNPVHAALFLVLAFFCASGLWMLLKAEFLSLALILVYVGAVMVLFLFVVMMLDLDIEHLRRDFKKYLPVALLMGAVIVLELSIVLIRSFIGTSTPVQPMLEEMTASNTKALGMLIFVDYVYAFEVAGVILLVAIIAAVALTLRNRKDSKSQNIHEQVNVNSADRMRIVKMGSDMAAKQDSRGEKK; encoded by the coding sequence ATGACATTCGATACTTCTACACTCTTTGCGGCATTTTTCTATGCTTTTGCTGGCCTATTAGTGCTATCTGCATTGCGCGTGGTGACTGCGCGCAATCCGGTGCATGCCGCACTGTTCCTGGTTTTGGCTTTCTTCTGCGCCTCTGGCTTGTGGATGCTGCTGAAAGCGGAGTTCTTAAGTTTGGCTTTGATTCTGGTTTATGTTGGCGCTGTGATGGTGCTTTTCTTGTTTGTAGTGATGATGCTAGATCTTGATATTGAGCATTTACGCCGAGATTTTAAGAAATACCTGCCGGTAGCGCTGTTAATGGGTGCAGTCATCGTATTGGAGTTGTCGATTGTATTGATCCGTAGCTTTATTGGTACCAGTACTCCAGTTCAGCCGATGCTCGAAGAAATGACTGCAAGTAACACCAAAGCATTGGGTATGTTGATCTTTGTTGACTATGTTTATGCTTTCGAAGTTGCGGGCGTCATTCTGCTGGTTGCCATTATTGCTGCCGTTGCGTTGACTTTGCGTAATCGCAAAGACTCCAAGTCACAAAATATTCATGAGCAAGTCAATGTCAATTCTGCTGATCGTATGCGCATCGTGAAGATGGGCTCTGATATGGCTGCCAAGCAAGATTCTCGCGGGGAGAAGAAATGA
- the nuoH gene encoding NADH-quinone oxidoreductase subunit NuoH — protein sequence MDNFLNAITTQGEAIFGSLWPLVWALVRIVIIVLPMFAAVAYMTLWERKLIGWMHMRLGPNRVGPLGLLQPIADALKLLMKEIIAPTQASKVLYFIAPVMVIMPAFAAWAVIPFQAKMVLADVNAGLLYVMAISSIGVYGVILAGWSSNSKYPFLGAMRASAQMISYEIAMGFALVTVLLTSGSLNLSAIVSSQEQGYFASMGLNFLSWNWLPLLPMFIIYFISGVAETNRHPFDVVEGESEIVAGHMVEYSGMAFAMFFLAEYANMILIAALASTLFLGGWLPIVDLPILRDIPGFFWLFAKTFFLLSCVIWLRATLPRYRYDQIMRLGWKIFIPISVFWVVVVGAWVISPLNIWK from the coding sequence ATGGATAATTTCTTGAACGCCATTACTACTCAGGGTGAGGCCATCTTTGGATCGTTATGGCCACTCGTTTGGGCTCTAGTACGTATTGTAATTATCGTATTGCCGATGTTTGCTGCGGTTGCCTATATGACGCTCTGGGAGCGTAAGTTGATTGGCTGGATGCATATGCGCCTCGGCCCGAATCGTGTTGGCCCATTGGGTTTATTGCAACCGATTGCTGATGCTTTGAAGTTGCTGATGAAGGAGATCATTGCTCCCACTCAAGCTAGTAAGGTTCTATATTTCATTGCGCCGGTCATGGTGATCATGCCCGCATTTGCTGCTTGGGCTGTGATTCCTTTTCAGGCAAAAATGGTCTTAGCTGATGTCAATGCCGGATTGCTGTATGTAATGGCAATATCCTCCATTGGCGTCTATGGCGTGATCTTGGCTGGCTGGTCTTCTAACTCCAAGTACCCATTCCTAGGCGCTATGCGCGCCTCAGCCCAGATGATTTCTTACGAGATCGCAATGGGTTTTGCATTAGTCACGGTGTTGTTGACATCAGGCTCTTTGAATTTGAGCGCGATTGTTAGCTCCCAAGAGCAGGGCTACTTTGCCAGCATGGGTTTGAACTTCCTTTCATGGAACTGGCTGCCATTGCTCCCCATGTTCATCATCTACTTTATCTCTGGCGTAGCTGAAACCAATCGTCATCCTTTTGACGTGGTTGAGGGTGAATCCGAGATTGTTGCTGGCCACATGGTTGAATACTCGGGCATGGCATTTGCGATGTTCTTCTTGGCTGAATACGCCAATATGATTTTGATCGCAGCTTTGGCCTCCACATTGTTTTTGGGTGGTTGGTTGCCTATCGTTGATTTGCCCATCTTGCGCGATATCCCAGGTTTCTTCTGGTTGTTTGCTAAAACCTTCTTCCTTTTATCTTGCGTTATTTGGTTGCGCGCTACCTTACCCCGTTATCGATATGACCAAATTATGCGTCTAGGCTGGAAAATCTTTATTCCGATCTCCGTATTCTGGGTTGTTGTCGTTGGCGCATGGGTTATATCCCCATTGAATATTTGGAAATAA